A single Brucella intermedia LMG 3301 DNA region contains:
- the dapB gene encoding 4-hydroxy-tetrahydrodipicolinate reductase has protein sequence MSGETQNSEMGLVVVGAGGRMGQTLIRTIQTIEGAKLVGAIERSSSPLLGRDAGEVTGIGPLGVSITDDPLPVFAGAHGVLDFTSPAASVEFAGLAAQARIVHVIGTTGCSAEDEDKIRAAARHATIVKSGNMSLGVNLLSVLVQKAAQALDPADFDIEILEMHHKHKVDAPSGTALLLGEAAAKGRDIALAENSVRVRDGYTGPRETGSIGFATLRGGSVIGEHSVILAGPGERIVLSHHAEDRSIFARGAIKAALWAYGKKPGLYSMLDVLGLND, from the coding sequence ATGAGCGGAGAAACGCAGAACAGCGAAATGGGCCTGGTCGTCGTCGGCGCTGGCGGACGCATGGGCCAGACCCTGATCCGCACCATCCAGACCATCGAAGGCGCGAAACTTGTCGGCGCCATCGAACGGTCCAGCTCTCCGCTTCTGGGCAGGGATGCGGGCGAAGTCACCGGCATCGGCCCGCTCGGCGTGAGCATAACCGACGATCCGCTGCCGGTCTTTGCCGGGGCGCACGGCGTCCTTGATTTCACAAGCCCGGCGGCAAGCGTCGAATTTGCGGGCCTCGCCGCACAGGCGCGCATCGTGCACGTCATCGGCACGACGGGCTGCTCGGCTGAGGATGAGGATAAGATCCGCGCCGCTGCCCGCCACGCAACCATCGTCAAGTCGGGTAATATGAGCCTCGGCGTCAATCTTCTGTCCGTTCTGGTGCAGAAGGCGGCGCAAGCGCTCGATCCGGCGGATTTCGACATCGAAATCCTCGAAATGCACCACAAGCACAAGGTCGATGCGCCATCCGGCACCGCCCTGCTTCTTGGCGAAGCGGCAGCGAAGGGACGCGACATTGCACTGGCGGAAAACAGCGTCCGCGTGCGCGACGGCTATACGGGACCGCGTGAAACCGGCTCCATCGGCTTCGCCACCTTGCGCGGCGGTTCGGTCATCGGCGAGCACTCGGTCATTCTTGCCGGGCCCGGTGAGCGCATTGTTCTCTCCCACCATGCCGAAGACCGCTCGATCTTTGCGCGCGGTGCGATCAAGGCCGCACTTTGGGCCTATGGCAAAAAGCCCGGCCTCTATTCGATGCTGGATGTTCTCGGGCTGAACGACTGA
- a CDS encoding 2,3-bisphosphoglycerate-dependent phosphoglycerate mutase produces MSRTLVLVRHGQSEWNLKNLFTGWRDPGLTEQGHAEAKAAGQRLKAAGLKFDIAYTSALSRAQVTCQHILDELGQSNLETIRDQALNERDYGDLSGLNKDDARAKWGEEQVHIWRRSYDVPPPGGESLKDTGARVWPYYLHTVQPHVLRGETVLVAAHGNSLRALIMALDGLTPEQILKQELNTGVPVIYRLNADSTVASKEILEA; encoded by the coding sequence ATGTCTCGTACTCTCGTCCTGGTCCGCCACGGTCAAAGCGAATGGAACCTCAAGAACCTGTTCACCGGCTGGCGCGATCCGGGCCTGACCGAACAGGGCCATGCCGAAGCCAAGGCCGCTGGCCAGCGCCTGAAGGCCGCCGGTCTCAAGTTCGATATCGCTTACACGTCCGCGCTGTCGCGCGCGCAGGTGACCTGCCAGCACATTCTCGATGAGCTTGGCCAGTCGAACCTCGAAACGATTCGCGACCAGGCCCTGAACGAACGCGACTATGGCGACCTGTCCGGCCTCAACAAGGACGATGCCCGCGCCAAATGGGGCGAGGAACAGGTCCATATCTGGCGCCGTTCCTATGACGTCCCGCCTCCGGGCGGCGAAAGCCTGAAGGATACCGGCGCGCGCGTATGGCCCTATTATCTGCACACGGTGCAGCCGCATGTGCTGCGCGGCGAGACGGTTTTGGTCGCCGCACACGGCAATTCTCTGCGGGCGCTCATCATGGCGCTGGACGGCCTGACCCCGGAACAGATTCTCAAGCAGGAACTCAACACCGGCGTTCCGGTCATTTACCGGCTCAATGCTGATTCGACCGTTGCTTCGAAGGAAATTCTCGAAGCCTGA
- the bluB gene encoding 5,6-dimethylbenzimidazole synthase, translated as MQFSPSERTAFFELLKWRRDVRHFSDRPVDDGIIEALQEAMDYAPSVGNARPWRVISVETAGKRAAVHDIFLEANRSAAQIYDGERARHYRDLKLEGISVAPVQLAIFTESAPTEGHGLGRQSMAVTLEHSTAMAVQNLNLAARSFGLGVGMVSILDPQAMERLFQAQQGWRFSLYLCVGWPLADDDTPLLHKNGWQENMPTVWRRA; from the coding sequence ATGCAGTTTTCTCCTTCCGAACGCACCGCTTTCTTTGAATTGCTGAAATGGCGGCGGGATGTCCGTCACTTCAGCGACCGACCTGTGGACGATGGAATCATCGAGGCTTTGCAGGAAGCGATGGATTATGCCCCTTCCGTCGGCAATGCCCGCCCCTGGCGGGTGATTTCGGTTGAAACTGCTGGAAAACGCGCGGCGGTTCACGACATCTTCCTGGAGGCCAACCGGTCAGCCGCGCAGATCTATGACGGCGAGCGCGCACGGCACTACCGGGATCTGAAACTGGAAGGCATCAGCGTCGCCCCGGTGCAGCTTGCCATTTTCACCGAATCCGCGCCGACCGAAGGACATGGGCTCGGCAGGCAGTCCATGGCCGTCACCCTCGAGCACAGCACGGCAATGGCGGTCCAGAACCTCAATCTGGCGGCAAGATCGTTCGGGCTTGGCGTCGGCATGGTCTCGATTCTCGATCCGCAGGCCATGGAAAGGCTGTTTCAGGCCCAGCAGGGCTGGCGCTTCAGCCTTTACCTATGCGTCGGCTGGCCGCTGGCTGATGACGACACACCCTTGCTGCACAAAAACGGCTGGCAAGAAAACATGCCGACGGTCTGGCGGCGCGCCTGA
- a CDS encoding lysoplasmalogenase yields MRRRGLLEFAGNRTLYGLFLLCAICAIAGSVMSYNGEVSGWRWLHYLTKPTATLLLLAAVLCAGRPKSKSYGFAVAFGLAFAALGDFFLMLPGDYFMAGLICFLITHCAYIYALCRHARFAAHKGVFAIFAIAALAIIAGLWPSLPTPLIVPVIIYAAALGIMAAQAMSRALGTEPETPQRYAAWLAAAGGLFFMASDTLLAYGRFSLDIPLNGLWVLATYYAAQFLFARSTEDFAYGG; encoded by the coding sequence ATGCGCCGAAGAGGCTTGCTGGAATTCGCAGGAAACAGAACGCTCTATGGCCTGTTCCTGCTCTGCGCGATCTGCGCCATCGCGGGGAGCGTGATGAGCTATAATGGCGAGGTTTCAGGCTGGCGCTGGCTGCATTATCTGACCAAGCCAACCGCTACGCTGCTGCTGCTCGCAGCCGTCCTTTGCGCCGGGCGGCCCAAATCGAAATCCTATGGCTTTGCCGTGGCCTTCGGTCTGGCTTTCGCGGCACTGGGTGACTTTTTCCTGATGCTGCCCGGCGACTATTTCATGGCGGGCTTGATCTGTTTTCTCATCACCCATTGCGCCTATATCTATGCCCTTTGCCGCCATGCGCGCTTTGCGGCGCACAAAGGCGTTTTCGCCATTTTCGCCATCGCAGCCCTTGCCATCATAGCTGGCCTCTGGCCGTCGCTGCCGACCCCGCTGATAGTTCCGGTCATCATCTATGCCGCGGCCCTTGGCATCATGGCGGCACAGGCGATGAGCCGTGCGCTCGGCACCGAACCTGAAACGCCGCAACGCTACGCCGCATGGCTTGCCGCAGCGGGCGGTCTTTTCTTCATGGCAAGCGACACGCTGCTTGCCTATGGACGGTTCAGCCTCGACATTCCGCTGAATGGCCTCTGGGTGCTGGCAACCTATTATGCCGCGCAATTTCTCTTTGCACGCTCGACCGAGGATTTTGCCTATGGCGGCTGA
- a CDS encoding coniferyl aldehyde dehydrogenase, with protein MAAEEQMLQLPFERLRHAWLESRPACEQRLDDLKRLRERLEARLDEMAKAISADFGNRSLQETLLGEASVVFAEIDDALHNLKRWMKPKRRKAGWKMWPAKAEIRYVPLGVVGIIAPWNYPVNLALAPLVAAIAAGNHVFLKPSEHTPRTAQFLQSLLGEVFPEDRVAVALGDAALSAQFASLPFDHLFFTGSTTVGRKIMAAAAPNLTPVTLELGGKSPAIVSENANIKRAARAIATGKFFNAGQTCIAPDYVLIHHSQRDEFVNLLRAEMQARYSGSPAEKDRTTIINEAQEARLAKLLTDAASKSESVIELLPGSGQPRLMPPALVLEPDPDSAIMQEEIFGPLLPIISYRLLDDAIGFVLKLDRPLALYCFSDNTAEIEMMLSRIVAGGVCVNDTLYHFACSNLPFGGVGASGMGQYHGHDGFLTFSKAMPVLTKYAPAPSDLIKPPYTGLTDRLIRFIAR; from the coding sequence ATGGCGGCTGAAGAACAGATGTTGCAACTGCCGTTCGAGCGCCTGCGTCACGCATGGCTTGAGAGCCGTCCCGCCTGCGAGCAGCGTCTGGACGACCTGAAACGCCTGCGGGAGCGGCTTGAAGCAAGGCTGGATGAGATGGCGAAGGCCATCAGCGCGGATTTCGGCAATCGCTCGCTGCAAGAAACCCTGCTTGGCGAAGCCAGCGTCGTCTTTGCCGAAATCGACGATGCCCTGCACAACCTCAAGCGCTGGATGAAACCGAAACGCCGCAAGGCCGGCTGGAAAATGTGGCCGGCAAAAGCCGAAATCCGCTATGTTCCGCTCGGCGTGGTCGGGATCATCGCACCGTGGAACTATCCGGTCAATCTGGCGCTGGCACCGCTCGTCGCGGCAATCGCGGCTGGAAACCATGTCTTCCTGAAACCATCCGAACATACGCCGCGCACTGCGCAATTTCTGCAAAGCCTGCTTGGGGAAGTCTTCCCGGAGGACCGCGTTGCCGTTGCGCTTGGCGACGCAGCGCTTTCCGCGCAATTCGCATCGCTGCCATTCGACCATCTCTTTTTCACCGGCTCGACCACTGTCGGGCGCAAGATCATGGCGGCGGCGGCACCAAACCTGACGCCCGTGACGCTGGAACTCGGCGGCAAGTCGCCCGCCATCGTCAGCGAAAACGCCAATATCAAACGCGCCGCGCGCGCAATCGCGACGGGCAAGTTCTTCAATGCCGGGCAAACCTGCATCGCGCCCGATTACGTTCTGATCCACCACAGCCAGCGCGATGAATTCGTGAACCTCCTGCGCGCCGAAATGCAGGCGCGCTATAGTGGTTCACCAGCGGAAAAAGACCGCACCACGATCATCAATGAAGCGCAGGAGGCACGGCTCGCGAAGCTGCTGACCGATGCCGCCAGCAAGAGCGAATCCGTCATCGAGCTTCTCCCCGGTTCCGGTCAACCGCGATTGATGCCGCCCGCCCTCGTGCTCGAACCCGACCCCGATAGCGCCATCATGCAGGAGGAGATTTTCGGCCCGCTTCTGCCGATCATCAGTTACCGCCTGCTCGATGATGCGATCGGTTTCGTTCTGAAGCTTGATCGTCCGCTGGCGCTTTACTGTTTCAGCGACAACACCGCAGAAATTGAAATGATGTTGAGCCGCATCGTTGCGGGCGGCGTCTGTGTCAACGATACGCTCTACCATTTCGCCTGTAGCAACCTGCCATTCGGCGGCGTGGGTGCAAGCGGCATGGGCCAGTATCACGGCCATGACGGTTTCCTGACCTTTTCCAAGGCAATGCCCGTCCTGACCAAATATGCCCCGGCGCCGAGCGATCTCATCAAGCCGCCTTATACCGGCCTCACCGACCGCCTGATCCGTTTCATTGCAAGATGA
- a CDS encoding endonuclease/exonuclease/phosphatase family protein, with translation MLKKKEPNRISKTILTAIRNRPGYRPLNANITGGDVVIASYNVHKCIGIDKQFNPQRTAEVISEIDADVIALQEADRRFGERSGLLDLGLLERRHGLVPVPITATMPKGHGWHGNVLLFREGVVRNVQQLKLPGVEPRGALVADLQFPAGPLRVIAAHLGLLKRSREQQAESILTVLQEADTLPTLLIGDLNEWRVGKRSSLAALMPTFNHVATAVPSFPSRFPVFALDRVLGAPHNLVTSVEVHNTPLARLASDHLPVKAHLDLKSAMSLLEELSPEIFNSRTG, from the coding sequence GTGCTGAAAAAGAAAGAACCAAACCGGATATCGAAGACCATTCTGACTGCGATCCGGAACAGGCCGGGCTACAGGCCGCTCAACGCCAACATTACCGGCGGGGATGTCGTCATTGCATCCTACAACGTCCACAAATGCATCGGCATCGACAAGCAGTTCAATCCGCAGCGCACGGCTGAAGTCATCAGCGAAATCGACGCGGACGTGATCGCCTTGCAGGAAGCCGACAGGCGTTTCGGCGAGCGTTCCGGCCTGCTTGATTTGGGCCTGCTCGAACGCCGCCACGGGCTCGTGCCGGTGCCGATAACCGCCACGATGCCCAAGGGTCACGGCTGGCACGGCAATGTGCTTCTGTTCCGCGAAGGCGTGGTGCGCAATGTGCAGCAGCTCAAGCTGCCCGGTGTCGAGCCGCGCGGCGCGCTGGTCGCGGACCTGCAATTCCCGGCGGGGCCATTGCGCGTCATCGCAGCCCATCTTGGCCTCCTGAAGCGCTCCCGCGAGCAGCAGGCCGAAAGCATCCTTACCGTCCTGCAGGAGGCCGACACGCTGCCGACCCTGCTGATCGGCGACCTCAACGAATGGCGCGTCGGCAAGCGTTCCTCGCTCGCGGCCCTCATGCCGACATTCAACCATGTCGCAACGGCAGTACCGAGCTTCCCGTCGCGGTTCCCGGTTTTTGCGCTGGATCGCGTGCTTGGCGCACCCCACAATCTGGTCACATCGGTGGAAGTGCACAACACGCCGCTGGCGCGGCTGGCATCCGATCACCTGCCGGTCAAGGCGCATCTCGACCTCAAATCGGCAATGAGCCTGCTCGAGGAACTCAGCCCGGAAATATTTAACAGCCGAACCGGATGA
- the cls gene encoding cardiolipin synthase: MFDLVSHYWPHILFVLSVVLGAIAAIHATMTKEEVRTAIGWVGVIVLSPIVGAVVYAIAGVNRIRRSTLSHQRANRGKIALYHLSHFDTTNDLVRAAFGRQFGAMKILGDAVSLYDFTSGNNIDMLETGDEAYAAMLDAIGRAERSIMLETYIFDRDGIGEVFADALGDAVRRGVEVRVLVDAVGARYSFPSIVKLLKDKGVAVDVFNGNIIIGLRLPYANLRTHRKILIVDGKIAFTGGMNIRAGFVRRIAGDAVAFDTHFKLEGPAIADLFHIASEDWRFATGELLTGEAWKIAPPENPPGTGTLVRVVGSGPDKNVETNQRMMMGAFSIAEQHILIMTPYLLPDRELISALVTAARRGVSVDIVVPGVNNLKLVDRAMRAQFDQLLKDGCRIWRAGGAFNHSKLMTIDGAWSYVGSSNIDPRSLRLNFEVDLEILDRDVARQVEERIGKVIEDSREVNLARLKSRPFLERLLDRIIWLGSPYL; the protein is encoded by the coding sequence ATGTTCGATCTCGTTTCCCACTACTGGCCGCATATCCTGTTTGTCCTGTCGGTTGTTCTCGGAGCGATCGCCGCCATTCACGCGACCATGACGAAGGAAGAAGTGCGCACCGCCATCGGCTGGGTAGGCGTGATCGTGCTTTCGCCGATCGTGGGAGCGGTGGTCTATGCCATTGCGGGTGTGAACCGCATCCGCCGTTCGACCCTCAGCCACCAGCGCGCCAACCGGGGCAAGATTGCGCTTTATCACCTGTCGCACTTCGATACGACGAATGACCTCGTGCGCGCAGCCTTCGGGCGTCAGTTCGGGGCGATGAAGATATTGGGCGATGCGGTGAGCCTCTATGACTTCACGAGCGGCAACAATATCGACATGCTGGAGACGGGTGACGAAGCCTATGCCGCCATGCTCGACGCCATAGGCCGCGCCGAGCGCAGCATCATGCTGGAAACCTATATTTTCGACCGGGACGGGATTGGGGAAGTATTTGCCGATGCCTTGGGCGATGCGGTCCGGCGCGGCGTGGAAGTGCGCGTGCTGGTCGATGCGGTCGGTGCGCGCTATTCCTTTCCGAGCATCGTGAAGCTCCTGAAGGACAAGGGCGTCGCGGTCGATGTGTTCAACGGCAATATCATCATCGGGCTGCGCCTGCCTTACGCCAACCTGCGCACCCACCGTAAAATCCTAATCGTCGACGGCAAGATCGCCTTCACCGGCGGCATGAATATTCGTGCGGGCTTCGTGCGAAGGATAGCGGGCGACGCGGTTGCCTTCGATACACATTTCAAGCTGGAAGGTCCGGCGATTGCCGATCTCTTTCATATCGCATCGGAAGACTGGCGCTTTGCAACCGGCGAGCTTCTCACCGGGGAAGCATGGAAGATCGCACCGCCGGAAAACCCGCCGGGCACCGGAACGCTGGTGCGCGTCGTCGGGTCGGGACCGGACAAGAACGTGGAAACCAACCAGCGCATGATGATGGGCGCCTTCTCGATCGCCGAGCAGCATATTCTCATCATGACGCCCTATCTCTTGCCGGACCGCGAATTGATCAGCGCGCTGGTGACGGCTGCGCGGCGCGGCGTGTCGGTGGATATCGTCGTGCCGGGCGTCAACAATCTGAAGCTCGTGGACCGCGCCATGCGCGCCCAGTTCGACCAGTTGCTGAAGGACGGCTGCCGCATCTGGCGGGCGGGCGGCGCCTTCAATCATTCCAAGCTGATGACCATCGACGGCGCATGGTCCTATGTCGGATCGTCCAATATCGATCCGCGTTCGCTGCGGCTGAATTTCGAAGTCGATCTGGAAATCCTCGACCGCGATGTGGCGCGTCAGGTGGAGGAGCGCATCGGCAAGGTGATAGAGGACAGCCGCGAGGTCAATCTTGCGCGTCTCAAGAGCCGGCCTTTCCTGGAGCGCCTTCTGGACCGGATTATCTGGCTGGGTTCGCCTTACCTGTGA
- a CDS encoding HdeD family acid-resistance protein, producing MATAHNDIDRPTFPAELSSKWGWFLALGVALLILGGIAFGNLVLATVVSVYYVGLMMLIGGAMEIVHAFGVKTWGSFFFWLLSGLLYTAAGIVAFINPVLAAGVLTFLLAAALLGSGAFRIWLGFKSKPSAGWGWIVAGGVVTLLLGLIIAIKWPVNSLFVLGLFLAIDLIFQGWSFIAFGLGIKSR from the coding sequence ATGGCAACAGCTCATAATGATATCGACCGCCCGACCTTTCCGGCAGAACTTTCCAGCAAGTGGGGCTGGTTTCTCGCTCTTGGGGTGGCGCTGCTGATCCTCGGAGGCATCGCCTTCGGCAATCTGGTTCTCGCCACCGTGGTCTCGGTCTACTATGTCGGCCTGATGATGCTCATCGGCGGCGCCATGGAAATCGTTCATGCATTCGGCGTCAAAACCTGGGGCAGCTTCTTCTTCTGGCTCCTGAGCGGCCTGCTTTATACGGCGGCGGGCATCGTGGCCTTCATCAATCCGGTGCTGGCGGCCGGTGTCCTGACCTTCCTTCTGGCGGCGGCACTTCTCGGTTCCGGCGCATTCCGCATCTGGCTCGGCTTCAAATCGAAACCATCGGCTGGCTGGGGCTGGATCGTTGCGGGCGGTGTCGTCACCTTGCTGCTTGGCCTCATCATCGCCATCAAATGGCCGGTCAACAGCCTGTTCGTCCTTGGCCTTTTCCTGGCGATAGACCTGATCTTCCAGGGCTGGTCCTTCATCGCCTTCGGCCTCGGCATCAAGAGCCGCTAA
- a CDS encoding peptide chain release factor 3 has product MPADHPVSKRRTFAIIAHPDAGKTTLTEKLLLFGGAIQLAGEVKAKKDRIQTRSDWMNIERDRGISVVTSVMTFEYKDCIFNLLDTPGHEDFADDTYRTLTAVDSAVMVIDAAKGIEPRTLKLFEVCRMRDIPIVTFVNKMDREARDPLEILDEIEEKLALDTAPITWPIGSGKSFAGTFDLHSDTLRRQDNEEQPTKVSGPEEAARLLPENEREAWLEGVELARGVCRPFDLAAFREGHMTPVYFGSALKNYGVRDLIEAFCDFGPSPRDQQADARMVAATEDRMTGFVFKIQANMDPNHRDRIAFLRVCSGKLSRGMKAKLVRTGKPMSLSAPQFFFARSRQIADEAFAGDVVGIPNHGTLRIGDTLTEGEDILFRGVPNFAPEILRRVRLDDAMKAKKLREALQQMAEEGVVQLFLPDDGSPAIVGVVGALQIDVLTERLKVEYSLPVGFEMSRFSVCRWISADDPAEVDRFIAAHRADIAHDLDHDPVFLAQNGFSLNYEAERWKDIRFATVKDYQVRGKA; this is encoded by the coding sequence ATGCCCGCTGACCATCCCGTTTCCAAGCGCCGCACATTCGCGATCATCGCGCACCCGGACGCCGGTAAAACCACGCTGACCGAAAAGCTGCTGCTGTTTGGCGGCGCCATTCAGCTTGCTGGTGAGGTGAAGGCCAAGAAGGACCGCATCCAGACCCGCTCCGACTGGATGAACATCGAGCGCGACCGCGGCATTTCCGTTGTCACCTCCGTGATGACCTTCGAATACAAGGATTGCATCTTCAACCTGCTCGACACGCCGGGCCACGAAGATTTTGCCGATGACACCTATCGCACGCTGACGGCGGTCGATTCCGCCGTCATGGTCATCGACGCCGCCAAGGGTATCGAACCGCGCACGCTCAAGCTTTTCGAAGTCTGCCGCATGCGCGACATTCCCATCGTCACCTTCGTCAACAAGATGGACCGCGAGGCGCGCGACCCGCTGGAAATCCTCGATGAGATCGAGGAAAAGCTGGCGCTCGACACGGCCCCGATCACCTGGCCCATCGGTTCGGGAAAAAGCTTTGCAGGCACCTTCGACCTGCACAGCGACACGCTGCGCCGTCAGGATAATGAAGAACAGCCGACCAAGGTCAGCGGACCGGAAGAAGCCGCAAGGCTTCTGCCGGAAAACGAGCGCGAAGCGTGGCTGGAAGGTGTGGAACTGGCGCGTGGCGTCTGTCGCCCGTTCGACCTCGCCGCCTTCCGCGAAGGCCACATGACCCCGGTCTATTTCGGCTCGGCGCTGAAGAACTATGGCGTGCGCGACCTGATCGAAGCCTTCTGCGATTTCGGCCCTTCCCCGCGCGACCAGCAGGCCGATGCCCGCATGGTGGCGGCGACCGAAGACAGGATGACCGGCTTCGTGTTCAAGATTCAGGCCAATATGGACCCGAACCATCGCGACCGCATCGCCTTCCTGCGCGTGTGCTCGGGCAAGCTGTCGCGCGGCATGAAGGCAAAGCTGGTGCGCACCGGCAAACCGATGAGCCTTTCCGCACCGCAGTTCTTTTTCGCCCGTTCGCGCCAGATTGCCGACGAAGCCTTTGCGGGCGACGTGGTCGGCATCCCCAACCACGGCACGCTGCGCATCGGCGATACGCTGACCGAGGGCGAGGATATCCTGTTCCGCGGCGTGCCGAACTTCGCGCCGGAAATCCTGCGCCGCGTTCGCCTCGACGATGCGATGAAGGCCAAGAAACTGCGCGAAGCGCTGCAGCAGATGGCGGAAGAAGGCGTCGTGCAGCTCTTCCTGCCCGATGACGGTTCGCCGGCTATCGTCGGCGTTGTCGGTGCGTTGCAGATCGACGTCCTGACCGAACGGCTCAAGGTCGAATATTCACTGCCGGTCGGCTTTGAAATGTCGCGCTTTTCGGTCTGCCGGTGGATTTCCGCCGACGATCCGGCTGAGGTCGACCGCTTCATTGCCGCCCATCGCGCCGATATCGCACACGATCTTGACCATGACCCGGTATTTCTGGCCCAGAACGGCTTCTCGCTCAACTACGAGGCCGAGCGCTGGAAAGACATCCGCTTTGCCACCGTCAAGGATTACCAGGTCCGCGGCAAAGCGTGA
- a CDS encoding carboxymuconolactone decarboxylase family protein, which produces MEARLVPYKLAPKIMQAMVEAEKAVSEAGLEYSLYELVRIRASQINGCAYCIHMHTRDARKAGETEERLYLVAAWRESPLFTPRERAALAWTEALTLIAQTRAPDEDYEALKAHFTDEEIVKLSMAINMINLWNRVAVGFRTVHPVTTDAPAA; this is translated from the coding sequence ATGGAAGCAAGACTCGTTCCCTACAAGCTGGCACCGAAGATCATGCAGGCTATGGTCGAGGCGGAAAAGGCCGTGTCGGAGGCCGGGCTGGAATATAGTCTTTATGAACTCGTGCGTATTCGCGCATCGCAGATCAATGGCTGTGCTTACTGTATTCACATGCACACGCGCGATGCCCGCAAGGCGGGAGAGACTGAAGAACGCCTTTACCTCGTGGCCGCGTGGCGCGAATCGCCGTTGTTCACGCCCCGTGAACGCGCTGCATTGGCCTGGACCGAAGCCTTGACGCTGATCGCGCAGACCCGCGCGCCGGACGAGGATTACGAAGCGTTGAAAGCGCATTTCACGGATGAGGAGATCGTGAAGCTCAGCATGGCCATCAATATGATCAATCTCTGGAACCGTGTTGCGGTCGGGTTCCGCACCGTGCATCCGGTCACGACCGATGCGCCAGCAGCCTGA